A segment of the Candidatus Eremiobacteraceae bacterium genome:
TCGCGCTGCAAACGCGTGCAAAGCCGCCGATATTGCCGGCGCCATGAGTTTGGAGGCGTTCCTCGGCACCGACGCGCCGTTCGACGAGCGGATGAACGCGCTTCGGCCCCATGCCGGCCAAGCGCATGTCGCCGCGAACATGCGCAGGCTGCTGCGCGATTCCGGCGTCATGGCCTCGCATGCGGACTGCGACCGAGTACAGGACGCATATTCGTTCCGCTGCATTCCCGTCGTCCACGGCGCGGTGCGCGACGGCGTCGCGTTTGTCACGAACACCGTCGAGATCGAGATGAATTCCGTCACCGACAACCCCGTGATCTTCCCCGAAGACGGATTATTCATGAGCGGCGGTAATTTTCACGGCGAACCGGTGGCGCTGGCTATGGACTATCTCGCGATCGCGCTTGCCGAGCTCGGATCGATCGCCGAGCGCAGGATCTACAAGTTGGTGGACGGCGCCGAGGGCCTTCCGCCGTTCCTGACCGAGCACAGCGGTCTGCGCAGCGGCTATATGCTCGCGCAATACACGGCGGCGGCGCTCGTCAGCGAGAACAAGACGCTGTGCGCGCCCGCTTCGGTGGATTCCATCCCCACGTCCGCCGGGCAAGAGGACCACGTCAGCATGGGCACGATCTCCGCTCGCCAATGCGAGCGCGTCATCGGCAATCTCGAAAACGTCATCGCGATCGAACTGCTCTTGAGCGCGCAGGCGCTGGACTTTCGCGCTCCGCTGACCTACGGACGCGGCACCTCGATCGCGCATCGCGCCGTGCGGTCGATGGTGGAGCATCTCGACGATGATCGGATCTTGAGCATCGACATCGCCGCAGCGCGCGAACTCTTGACAAGCGGCGCGCTCGTCAGCGCGGTTGAATCCGAGCTGGGCGCGTTGTAAACATCCTGACCGGCACGAAAGGACGTCGATGACCATAACCTCATCTTCCCGCGTCGTCCGCGCTCCGCGCGGCGCTGAGCTCTCCTGCCTTGGTTGGGGTCAGGAAGCCGCGATGCGTATGTTGATGAACAATCTCGATCCCGAGGTGGCCGAACGGCCGCAGGATCTCGTCGTCTACGGCGGCAGCGGCAAAGCTGCGCGCTCGTGGGAAGCATTCGACGCGATCGTGCGCACGCTGAAGCGGCTCAAGAACGACGAGACCCTGCTCGTGCAGTCGGGCAAACCCGTCGCGGTGTGGCGCTCGCATGAAGGCGCGCCGCGCGTGCTGATCTCCAACTCCATGCTCGTGCCGAAGTGGGCCGATTGGGAGAACTTTCGCAAACTCGAAGCGCAAGGGCTGACGATGTACGGCCAGATGACGGCCGGATCGTGGATCTATATCGGCACGCAAGGGATCTTGCAGGGAACGTACGAGACGTTTGCCGCGCTCGCCGCCAAACATTTCGACGGGTCGTTGAAGGGCCGCATCGTCCTCACGGCAGGTTTGGGTGGAATGGGCGGCGCCCAACCACTCGCGGTGACGATGAACGACGGCGTGGCGATCTGTGTCGAGGTCGACCCTTCGCACATCGCGCGGCGCATCGACGGCCGTTATTGCGACGTCGCCGCGTCGTCGATCGACGAAGCGCTCGCGTTGGCGACGGCCGCAGCGAGTGAACGCCGCACCCTTTCCATAGCGCTGCTGGGCAACGCTGCCGACGTCTTTCCCGAAATGCTGCGGCGGCGAGCCCCGATCGACGTCGTCACCGATCAGACGTCGGCGCACGATGCGCTCACCGGGTATGTGCCCGCCGGGTTCACGCTTGAAGGCGCCGAGGAATTGCGCGACGAGGATCCGGCGCAGTACCAGCGGCGCGCGATCGAATCGATGGGCGTGCAGGTCCGCGCGATGATCGACTTTCAAACCGCCGGCGCGGTCGTGTTCGACTACGGCAACAATATCCGCGCGCAGGCAAAGCTCGCAGGCGTCGAAGACGCGTTTTCGTTTCCCGGGTTCACGCCGGCATTCATCCGACCGCTCTTCTGCCAGGGAAAGGGCCCGTTCCGTTGGGCCGCACTATCGGGAGATCCGGCGGACATCGCGGTGCTCGACGACGCGTTGCTCGAAACGTTCCCCGACAATGCGCACCTGCATCGCTGGATAGCGATGGCGCGTGAGCTAGTGAAATTTCAGGGGCTGCCCGCCCGCATTTGCTGGCTCGGCTATGGCGAGCGCGAGAAATTCGGCTTGAAGATCAACGCCATGGTCCGCTCAGGCGAAGTAAAGGCGCCGATCGTCATCGGGCGCGATCACCTCGATGCGGGCTCTGTGGCATCGCCGAATCGCGAGACCGAGAGCATGCTCGATGGTTCCGACGCGATCGCCGATTGGCCGATCCTCAACGCGCTGATCAACGCTGTGGGCGGCGCGCACTGGGTCAGCCTTCATCATGGCGGCGGCGTGGGCATCGGCTATTCCATTCACGCCGGCATGGTCGTGGTGGCCGACGGCTCCGACGACTCGCACGAACGCTTGCGGCGCGTGCTCACCACGGATCCGGGCATGGGCATCGTGCGCCACGCCGATGCCGGCTACCCCGAAGCCATCGCTGCGGCCGACCGGAACGGGATTGACTGGCGGTTTTAGGTTCATGTGTCGCTCTGTGGGGCCGACTTTAATGGTCGGCCGCTAAGAACAAAATGGGCAAGCGATGCTTGCCCTCCTACAATGGGGTCGGCCCCGCAGATCCCTATTTCGAGTGGAGTGCTTGCCAGGCTTTGCTTGTAGGGGCGTGATCGAGGCGCTCCGCGATGACAGATGTCGCGGCCGCGACTCCGTCCAACGAAACACCCGTCTCGATTCCCATGCCGTGCAGCATGTAGAGAAGGTCTTCCGTGGCTAAGTTGCCCGCGGCGCCCGGCGCGTACGGACAGCCGCCGAACCCGCCGGCGGCGCTATCGATGATCGCGATGCCGCACTGCAGCGCGGCGAGCACGTTCGCAAGCGCGGTGCCGCGCGTGTCGTGGAAATGCATGGCGAGCCGTTCAACTCCGAACCTTGCGTTCAACCGCTCGCACAGATCCGTCACTTGATTCGGCGTCGCCACGCCGATGGTATCGCCGATGGAAAGCTCGTCGATGCCGAGATCGAGCAGTCGATGCGCCACCGATAGCACGGCGCTGGGCGCAACGGCGCCTTCGTACGGGCAGCCGAAGCACGTGGAGACGTATCCACGGACTGCAATGCCTTCCTTCTTCGCGCGCGCGACGACCGGCGTGAAACGCGCGATCGATTCAGCGATGGTCGCATTGATGTTGTGTCGCGTGAACGATTCCGAAGCAGCGGTGAACACCGCGATGTCGCGCGCCCCGGCTGCCAACGCTCGGTCCATTCCGCGTTCGTTCGGAACGAGAACCGGGTAGCGCACGCCTTCTTTCCGGCGAAGGTCGCGCATGACTTCGTCGGCATCGGCGAGCTGCGGAATGGATTTCGGGCTGACGAACGACGTCGCTTCCACGACTGCAAGCCCGGCATCCGCCAATGCTTCGATGAACGCGATCTTGATCGAAGTCGGCACGATCGACTTCTCGTTTTGCAGGCCGTCGCGGGGCCCGACCTCGACGACCTTGACCTGAGCCGGCACACCGCTCATTGTTCGATCCGCACCAGCACGTCGCCGGCAGCCACGGCGTCGCCTTGCGCCACGGTGACTTCGACGACGTTGCCCGCGTGCGGCGCGGCGATGCTGTGCTCCATCTTCATCGCTTCCATCACGACGAGGACTTGATGCGCTTCGACGGCGGCTCCCTTTGCGACGTCGACCTTGACGATTTTGCCGTTCATCGGCGCGGCGACCGAGCCGGCTATGCCGTGCGCGGCATGCCGGTGGCCCTTGGCGGCTTCGGCGACCGTCGGCGGCGGAACGAGCGCGCAATCGGCGTGGAACCGGTCGAACGCAAGCGCGATGGACCCGCGTGTACGCCACGCGACGAACGGCGACGCGATTCCATCCGCGAACGCGACGAATTCTCCGCGGCCGCGCTCCGAAACCACGACCGTGCGGCCGCCCGCGGCGCATTGCCATGTCGCTGAAAACGGATCCCAGTGAATCTTCACCGTAGCCTCGACCGGCCGGACAAATGCCACATAGCGCTCGGAAGAAGCGAGCCGCCATTCTCCCAGCCGCTGCCACGGATCGCCGCGTTGCGGACCGTTGCCTTCCGCCAGCAGAGCCGCGGCGGCACACATGACCGCCAGTTCGTTGTCGCCGTCGCGCGAAAGCACCGAAGGCGTGAAGTACTTGTCGATGAAGCCGGTTGTGGTCTCCCCGCGGGCGAATGCTTCGTTGCGCGCGAGCCAGCGCAAGAACGGCAGATTTGTGGCGACGCCGCCGACTCGGTACGCATCCAACGCTGCGGTGAGCCGCTGGATGCACGCGTCACGCGTCCGATCGGTGACGATCAATTTTGCCAACATGGGATCGTAGTCCGATGAGATGACGTCGCCCGCGATCACGCCCGCGTCATTGCGGATGCCCGGGCCATCGGGGGTTGCGAATGCGGTGAGCCGTCCGGTGGACGGCAAGAATCCGGATGCGGCGTCTTCTGCATAGATGCGCGCTTCTATCGCATGACCTCGCGGCACGACGTCCGCCTGCGACAATGAAAGTGGCCGGCCCGCCGCAATCCATAGCTGCTCGCGCACGAGATCGACGCCGACCACCGCTTCCGTGATCGCGTGCTCGACTTGCAGGCGCGTATTCATCTCGAGAAAATAGTATGAACCGTCCGCGTCGAGCATGAACTCAACGGTGCCCGCATTGATGTAACCGACCGCCGACGCCGCGCGCACGGCGGCTGCGCCCATCTCGGAGCGAAGCGCCTCACCGACCGCGACCGATGGGGTTTCCTCAAGAATTTTTTGGTGACGGCGCTGGATCGAGCACTCGCGCTCTCCGAGATGGATGCACGCGCCATGCGCATCGGCGAGCACTTGGATCTCGATATGGCGCGGCGCGGTGAGATATTTCTCGAGGAACACCGTGCCGTTGCCGAACGCAGCGAGAGCTTCCCGTTGCGCGCCTTCAATGGCGGCCCTCAGTTCTGACGATTCGCGTACGACCCGCATGCCTTTACCGCCGCCGCCGGCCGCGGCCTTGACCAGCAACGGCATGCCGATGAGCTCGGCCGCCGCAAGAAGGCCTTCGTAGGATTGGTCGGCGCCGAGATACCCGGGCACCGTCGCCACACCGGCGGCGTCGGCTGCGCGTTTTGCGGCGATCTTGTCGCCCATCGCCCGCATCGAGCTTGCCGGCGGTCCGATGAACGCGAGACCAGCAGTTGCGCACGCGTCGGCGAACCCAGCATTTTCCGAAAGAAAACCGTAGCCCGGATGCACCGCGAGCGCACGCGTGGCGGCGGCAGCGTTGAGAATGGCATCTGCATTCAAGTACGAGTCGCGCGCGGGTGCCGGCCCGATGCGGACCGCCTCATCGCATTCGCGGACGTGCAGCGCGCGGGCGTCGGCGTCGGAATAAACGGCGACCGTGCGCACACCCATTGCGCGACACGTCCGCGCGATGCGCACGGCGATCTCCCCGCGATTTGCGATGAGTAGCTTCCCGAATGGAATCTCTAACGCCACGAGGGCGCCCGCTTGTCGAGAAACGCCCGCAGGCCTTCTTGGCCTTCGGCACTCGTCCGGCGCTCGCTGATCGTCCGCGCGGTCCATTCTCTCGCTTCCTCCGGCGCGAGGTTCGGCACGGTGCGGGCGATTTTCTTGGCGACGCGCGCCGCTTGAGGCCCGCACGCCCGGATCTCGTCAACGGCGCCTTGCACCGCTGCGTCGAGGCTGGCGGCCGGAACGATCTCGTGCACGAGGCCGATGACCCGCGCGCGCTCGGCGCCAAAGCGTTCGGCGGTGGTGAACAGCGCGCGCGCGTGGCCTGGCCCGATCTTTGCGAGCACGAACGGCGAAATGACGGCGGGCACGATGCCGAGTTTGGCCTCGGTGAATCCGAAGACCGCGTTGTCGTCGGCTATCGCGATGTCGCAAACGGCGACGAGCCCCGAGCCTCCGCCCAAAGCTGCGCCTTGCACGCGGGCAACGACCGGGATCGGGCAATCGTTGATGGCTTTGAACATATCCGACAGCCGCAACGCGTCGCGATAGTTCTCATCTTGATCCAGTTCTAGACTCGCGCGCATATAGTTCACGTCTGCTCCGCCGGAGAACATCGTGCCCGCGCCTTCGAGCACGACAGCGCGGCTGGAGTCGTCTCCGGCGAGCGCGATGAACGCGTCGGTCAGTTCCACGATCATGGCGCCGTCGAGTGCGTTGCGCACCTCCGGCCGGTTCATGCGCACGCGGACGACGTTTTCGGCACGCTCGATCACGATGGTTGCGGGCATCGGGGTCCTTTCGTTGATGGGCAAGCGATGCTTGCCCTACTACATTTTCTCAAAGACTCACAGGCGGAACACGCCGAATTTCGTCGGCGGCAGTGGAGCGTTCGCGGACGCCGCGATGCCGAGCGCGAGTACGGCGCGGGTGTCCGCCGGATCGATGATGCCGTCATCCCACAGACGCGCGGTGCTGTAGTAAGGATTGCCTTCTGCTTCATACTTTTCAAGTGTGGGGCGCATGAATTCGGTCTGTTCGGCCGCCGTCATCGTCCGCGATTGCTTTTCCAACTGTTCCATCTTCACAGTCAGCAGCACGCTGGCGGCCTGTTCGCCGCCCATCACCGAGATGCGCGCATTCGGCCACATCCAAAGCTGACGCGGCGAGTACGCCCGGCCGCACATGCCATAGTTGCCCGCGCCGAACGATCCTCCGATGACGACTGTGAACTTCGGAACCTCGGCATTCGCCACCGCCATCACCATCTTCGCGCCGTCTTTTGCGATGCCGCCTTCCTCGTATTTCTTGCCGACCATGAAGCCCGTTATATTCTGCAGGAAGACGAGCGGCACGCCGCGTTGGCAACACAACTCGATGAAGTGCGTGGCTTTAAGCGCGCTCTCCGAGAACAAGACGCCTTGATTGGCGAGAATCCCCGCGGGCTGTCCTTCGATATGTGCAAAACCGCAGACCAACGTCTGCCCATATAGCGCCTTGAATTCGTGGAAATCGGATTCGTCCACGATTCGCGCGATGATCTCGCGGACGTCGTAGGACTTGCGGCGGTCGCGAGGCACGACCCCGTAGATCCCGGCCGGGTCGTACTTCGGCGGCCGCGGCTCGCGCACGGGCCATGCCGACCGCTTGCGCGAGTTCAGATTGGCGACCGCTTCGCGCACGATCGCGAGCGCATGCTCGTCGGAAATCGCATAATGATCGCTGACGCCGGAGATCTTCGTGTGCACGTCGGCGCCGCCGAGATCCTCCGCGCTCACGATCTCGCCCGTCGCAGCCTTGACGAGCGGCGGTCCTGCCAAAAAGATCGTGCCTTGGCCCTTGACGATGACGGTCTCGTCGGACATCGCCGGAACGTATGCGCCGCCCGCGGTGCACGAACCGAGGACGGCTGCGATCTGCGGAATACCCTTGCCAGACATGCGCGCTTGATTGTAGAATATGCGGCCGAAATGATCGCGATCCGGGAACACCTGATCCTGCAGCGGCAAGAACGCGCCGCCGGAGTCCACGAGATAGATGCACGGCAGATGATTCTGCTCGGCGATCTCCTGCGCGCGCAAGTGTTTCTTGACGGTCATCGGATAGTAGGTGCCGCCTTTGACCGTCGCGTCGTTTGCGATGATCACGCACTCGCGGCCTTCCACGACGCCGACGCCTGTGACCACGCCCGCACAAGGCGCATCGCCGCCGTACATCTCCCAAGCAGCGAGCGCGGACAATTCGAGGAATGGCGTTTGCGAATCCAGCAGTCGCGCGATCCGCTCGCGAACCGGCAGTTTGCCGCGCGCAGTGTGCTTGGCCATGGCGTCTGCGCCGCCGCCTGCCGCGACTTGCGCCGTACGGGCGCGCAGTTCCGACAGCAGTGCCATGAAATGGGCGCGATTGGCGTCGAATTCCGGCGAAGTTTCGTCGGCGCGGCTGTCGATGATTGCCATGCCGTACAATTGTCGCGCGCCAGGGGAGCCGCCTGCAGGGGGCCAAAGCGGTCGTCGACATGGCGAAGATCTTCGAGTGCGTGCCGAATATTTCGGAAGGCCGGCGCCTTGACGTCATCGAGGCCGTGCGCGCCAGCGCCGCGGCCGGTGATGGCGTCACGGTCGTCGATGTCAGCTCGGACGAAGCACACAACCGCTCGGTGATCACGATGGTCGGCACCGCCGACGGCGTACTGGTTGCAGCCGTGCGGCTCGCGGGCACCGCAGTCGAACTCATCGACCTGCGCATACATTCGGGCGAACATCCGCGGATGGGCGCCGTCGATGTCATTCCGTTCATTCCGGTGGGCGAGGCCACTATGGACGACGCGGTGCTTCTTGCACGCCGTTGTGCGCAAGCCGTGTGGGAAAAATTTCGCCTGCCGTCATTTTTCTACGCGGCCGCCGCAACGCGCCCCGACCGCCGCAAGCTCGCCGATGTTCGCAAGGGTCAATTCGAAGGACTGCTCGAGGCGGTGAAATTGCCTGACCGCCATCCCGACGTCGGCGAACCGCAGCTGCATCCCACGGCCGGCGCCGTCGCAATCGGTGCGCGGGATTTTCTCATCGCGTACAACGTCGATTTGCGGACGAACGACTTGAAACTTGCCGAGCGCATCGCGATCGGCGTGCGCCAGATGAGCGGTGGCTTCTTCGGCGTCCAAGCCAAGGGATTCGTCATCGCCGACGACTTGGTGCAGGTTTCGATGAACGTGCTCGATTATCGCGCCATCCCGCTTTACCGAGTCACCGAAATCGTGCGACGGGCGGCGGCGGGCCACGGTGTCGGCGTTGCCGGCTGCGAACTTGTCGGTCTCGCTCCGCTCGAGGCGATCGCCGATTCCGCGGCATACTATCTCAACGTCGAGACACTCGATCCCCTCCAGATCACGTGGTAAGCCCAGCCTGCGATTTTGCGATCGTGAACGCGACCCTCGCGACGCTCGCCCCGCTCTCCGCGCGCCCCGGCTGCGCGGTGACCGCCGACGATCTCGGCATCATCGAAAAGGGAACTGTCGTCGCACGACAGGGCCGCATCGCGGCTGTCGGCGCGCACGCAGATTGCCAAGCCGCGATGGCCGAAGCGAAACGTGAAGACAGCCTCGAATTCATCGAATACGACGCCCGCGGCGGCTTGGTCGTGCCGGGACTTATCGACGCGCACACGCACTCGTTGTTCGCAGGCGATCGAGTAGCGGATTTCGAGGCGATCTCCGCCGGCGAAAAACCACAACTCGGCATCCGCTTTACGATGGAACAGACGCGGCGCTGCAGCGACGAACAGCTCGTCGCTGTCGGCGCGCGTCGTTTGGCCTTGATGGCCGAGCACGGTACGACCACCGCGGAGGTGAAGACCGGCTATGCGTTGACCGCCCGCGGCGAGGGCGCCATGCTGCGTGCGATGAGGGAGCTCGACGCGCAGGCCGGTCTGCCGCACGTCGTCGCAACCTTTTGCGGCGCCCACGCACTGCCGCCCGAATTCGACGACTACGATGCATTCGTCGACGAGCTATGCGCGACGATCCTGCCGGCGATCGCGGAGCTGGACATCGCGCGCTTCGCCGATGCGTTCTGCGAAGCCGGGTACTTCAGCGTCGCGCAAAGCCGGCGCTTCTTGCTTGCTTGCGAAGCGCGCGGCATGCGACTCCGTCTGCATGCTGACGAACTGGGCCATTCCGGCGGCAGCTTGCTTGCCGCCGAGCTGGGATGCGCGTCGGCCGACCACCTGAATTTCGCCGACGCGGATGATATTTCGCGACTCGCGCGCGCCGGGTGCACG
Coding sequences within it:
- the hutU gene encoding urocanate hydratase gives rise to the protein MTITSSSRVVRAPRGAELSCLGWGQEAAMRMLMNNLDPEVAERPQDLVVYGGSGKAARSWEAFDAIVRTLKRLKNDETLLVQSGKPVAVWRSHEGAPRVLISNSMLVPKWADWENFRKLEAQGLTMYGQMTAGSWIYIGTQGILQGTYETFAALAAKHFDGSLKGRIVLTAGLGGMGGAQPLAVTMNDGVAICVEVDPSHIARRIDGRYCDVAASSIDEALALATAAASERRTLSIALLGNAADVFPEMLRRRAPIDVVTDQTSAHDALTGYVPAGFTLEGAEELRDEDPAQYQRRAIESMGVQVRAMIDFQTAGAVVFDYGNNIRAQAKLAGVEDAFSFPGFTPAFIRPLFCQGKGPFRWAALSGDPADIAVLDDALLETFPDNAHLHRWIAMARELVKFQGLPARICWLGYGEREKFGLKINAMVRSGEVKAPIVIGRDHLDAGSVASPNRETESMLDGSDAIADWPILNALINAVGGAHWVSLHHGGGVGIGYSIHAGMVVVADGSDDSHERLRRVLTTDPGMGIVRHADAGYPEAIAAADRNGIDWRF
- the hutI gene encoding imidazolonepropionase, coding for MNATLATLAPLSARPGCAVTADDLGIIEKGTVVARQGRIAAVGAHADCQAAMAEAKREDSLEFIEYDARGGLVVPGLIDAHTHSLFAGDRVADFEAISAGEKPQLGIRFTMEQTRRCSDEQLVAVGARRLALMAEHGTTTAEVKTGYALTARGEGAMLRAMRELDAQAGLPHVVATFCGAHALPPEFDDYDAFVDELCATILPAIAELDIARFADAFCEAGYFSVAQSRRFLLACEARGMRLRLHADELGHSGGSLLAAELGCASADHLNFADADDISRLARAGCTAVLCPSTTEYLGLSRYAPARALIAAGVPVAVATDFNPGTSTCFSLQTAAYLARRRLRMTAPETLAAITLNAAHSLGIAREAGSIELGKRADLVALATSDYRELGYYYGVNLSTLVTIGRESTRFAIGGAATRVF
- a CDS encoding hydroxymethylglutaryl-CoA lyase, coding for MSGVPAQVKVVEVGPRDGLQNEKSIVPTSIKIAFIEALADAGLAVVEATSFVSPKSIPQLADADEVMRDLRRKEGVRYPVLVPNERGMDRALAAGARDIAVFTAASESFTRHNINATIAESIARFTPVVARAKKEGIAVRGYVSTCFGCPYEGAVAPSAVLSVAHRLLDLGIDELSIGDTIGVATPNQVTDLCERLNARFGVERLAMHFHDTRGTALANVLAALQCGIAIIDSAAGGFGGCPYAPGAAGNLATEDLLYMLHGMGIETGVSLDGVAAATSVIAERLDHAPTSKAWQALHSK
- a CDS encoding acetyl-CoA carboxylase biotin carboxylase subunit, which encodes MALEIPFGKLLIANRGEIAVRIARTCRAMGVRTVAVYSDADARALHVRECDEAVRIGPAPARDSYLNADAILNAAAATRALAVHPGYGFLSENAGFADACATAGLAFIGPPASSMRAMGDKIAAKRAADAAGVATVPGYLGADQSYEGLLAAAELIGMPLLVKAAAGGGGKGMRVVRESSELRAAIEGAQREALAAFGNGTVFLEKYLTAPRHIEIQVLADAHGACIHLGERECSIQRRHQKILEETPSVAVGEALRSEMGAAAVRAASAVGYINAGTVEFMLDADGSYYFLEMNTRLQVEHAITEAVVGVDLVREQLWIAAGRPLSLSQADVVPRGHAIEARIYAEDAASGFLPSTGRLTAFATPDGPGIRNDAGVIAGDVISSDYDPMLAKLIVTDRTRDACIQRLTAALDAYRVGGVATNLPFLRWLARNEAFARGETTTGFIDKYFTPSVLSRDGDNELAVMCAAAALLAEGNGPQRGDPWQRLGEWRLASSERYVAFVRPVEATVKIHWDPFSATWQCAAGGRTVVVSERGRGEFVAFADGIASPFVAWRTRGSIALAFDRFHADCALVPPPTVAEAAKGHRHAAHGIAGSVAAPMNGKIVKVDVAKGAAVEAHQVLVVMEAMKMEHSIAAPHAGNVVEVTVAQGDAVAAGDVLVRIEQ
- a CDS encoding carboxyl transferase domain-containing protein — its product is MAIIDSRADETSPEFDANRAHFMALLSELRARTAQVAAGGGADAMAKHTARGKLPVRERIARLLDSQTPFLELSALAAWEMYGGDAPCAGVVTGVGVVEGRECVIIANDATVKGGTYYPMTVKKHLRAQEIAEQNHLPCIYLVDSGGAFLPLQDQVFPDRDHFGRIFYNQARMSGKGIPQIAAVLGSCTAGGAYVPAMSDETVIVKGQGTIFLAGPPLVKAATGEIVSAEDLGGADVHTKISGVSDHYAISDEHALAIVREAVANLNSRKRSAWPVREPRPPKYDPAGIYGVVPRDRRKSYDVREIIARIVDESDFHEFKALYGQTLVCGFAHIEGQPAGILANQGVLFSESALKATHFIELCCQRGVPLVFLQNITGFMVGKKYEEGGIAKDGAKMVMAVANAEVPKFTVVIGGSFGAGNYGMCGRAYSPRQLWMWPNARISVMGGEQAASVLLTVKMEQLEKQSRTMTAAEQTEFMRPTLEKYEAEGNPYYSTARLWDDGIIDPADTRAVLALGIAASANAPLPPTKFGVFRL
- a CDS encoding enoyl-CoA hydratase-related protein; its protein translation is MPATIVIERAENVVRVRMNRPEVRNALDGAMIVELTDAFIALAGDDSSRAVVLEGAGTMFSGGADVNYMRASLELDQDENYRDALRLSDMFKAINDCPIPVVARVQGAALGGGSGLVAVCDIAIADDNAVFGFTEAKLGIVPAVISPFVLAKIGPGHARALFTTAERFGAERARVIGLVHEIVPAASLDAAVQGAVDEIRACGPQAARVAKKIARTVPNLAPEEAREWTARTISERRTSAEGQEGLRAFLDKRAPSWR
- the ftcD gene encoding glutamate formimidoyltransferase; amino-acid sequence: MAKIFECVPNISEGRRLDVIEAVRASAAAGDGVTVVDVSSDEAHNRSVITMVGTADGVLVAAVRLAGTAVELIDLRIHSGEHPRMGAVDVIPFIPVGEATMDDAVLLARRCAQAVWEKFRLPSFFYAAAATRPDRRKLADVRKGQFEGLLEAVKLPDRHPDVGEPQLHPTAGAVAIGARDFLIAYNVDLRTNDLKLAERIAIGVRQMSGGFFGVQAKGFVIADDLVQVSMNVLDYRAIPLYRVTEIVRRAAAGHGVGVAGCELVGLAPLEAIADSAAYYLNVETLDPLQITW
- the hutH gene encoding histidine ammonia-lyase; translation: MPNYCSPTDNLVGLAGGASHGANRPGMTPDQTVAIDGTNLSLAKVAAISCDGAKVVLAPHCRPRMKAARDLVEKTVASGERIYGVTTGFGRMKNVTIPPEDAVELQRNLVRSHASGVGEPLPIDATRASLLLRAHSLARGNSGVRIEIVELLIEMLNRYVTPVIPSQGSVGASGDLAPLAHMALVLAGEGEAWHDGNRLPAAQALAAAGLAPLALSFKEGLSLINGTQVMTGIGALALVRAANACKAADIAGAMSLEAFLGTDAPFDERMNALRPHAGQAHVAANMRRLLRDSGVMASHADCDRVQDAYSFRCIPVVHGAVRDGVAFVTNTVEIEMNSVTDNPVIFPEDGLFMSGGNFHGEPVALAMDYLAIALAELGSIAERRIYKLVDGAEGLPPFLTEHSGLRSGYMLAQYTAAALVSENKTLCAPASVDSIPTSAGQEDHVSMGTISARQCERVIGNLENVIAIELLLSAQALDFRAPLTYGRGTSIAHRAVRSMVEHLDDDRILSIDIAAARELLTSGALVSAVESELGAL